One window of the Janthinobacterium sp. PAMC25594 genome contains the following:
- the nuoE gene encoding NADH-quinone oxidoreductase subunit NuoE has product MLLSEQCYKKIDRELAKYPADQRQSAVMAALAHAQDELGWLAPDTMKELADYIGMPAIAVQEVATFYNMYNVKPVGKHKITVCTNLPCALSGGVRAAEYLKQKLGIDFRETTADGQFTLVEGECMGACGDAPVLLVSNKTMCSWMSNEKIDAMLEELKK; this is encoded by the coding sequence ATGTTGTTATCAGAGCAATGCTATAAGAAAATTGACCGCGAGCTGGCCAAGTACCCGGCCGACCAGCGTCAGTCGGCCGTCATGGCCGCGCTGGCTCATGCCCAGGATGAACTGGGCTGGCTGGCGCCGGACACCATGAAGGAACTGGCCGATTACATCGGCATGCCGGCGATCGCCGTGCAGGAAGTGGCCACGTTCTACAATATGTACAACGTGAAACCCGTGGGCAAGCACAAGATCACCGTGTGCACCAACCTGCCATGCGCCCTGTCGGGCGGCGTGCGCGCCGCAGAGTACCTGAAGCAGAAACTCGGTATCGATTTCCGCGAAACCACCGCAGACGGCCAGTTCACGCTGGTTGAAGGCGAGTGCATGGGTGCTTGCGGCGATGCGCCGGTCTTGCTGGTCAGTAATAAAACCATGTGCAGCTGGATGTCGAACGAGAAAATCGACGCCATGCTGGAGGAACTCAAGAAATGA